The genomic DNA TACTCCATGTCAGGGGTGTCAatcttcagtcctggagggccacattgtctgctggtttttggtatgtctcagcacgagagatacatttcaaagtctttcattggctaaagagtccacacaccttgttctcaagttcataattggctgctgattgaaaggaaaccacaaatacctgcagacactgtggccctccaggactggagtttgacacctcttCTCAATGTAGTAGCTAAATGATATTAAATCAGGAATGTACAGGATTCATTTTTTGGACAACGCTGCTGTTTGAGTTTGTTGGTGGCAATGCTTTTAGCCATTGTGATTTCTTTatgccaggggtgcacaacaacgGCCGaaccgtttcaggattttgggccaacatctgctcttaattacttaattggctcaatcatatcttatctgacatgtgtaagAGTACTGGCTATAGCctcagactgcaagtgtatcctaatgattttactgtactcaagtacaggcttgagccagggtaatttatagagcaaATTACAAACAAGGCaatcggttggaacaaaaaccagtatgcagaccggccctcgaggaccggagttgtgcacccctgctttatGCACTTTGTATCCGTCCATATCGttttattagaatattacattggctttgcttgacaatcctctcaaggctgctgtcatccctgttgcttgtgcaccttttcttaccacacttttcccttccagtcaacttcccatgaatatgctttgatacagcactctgtgaACAGCCAGCCTTTTCAGCAAttaccttctgtggcttaccctccttgtggagggtgtcaagaGTGTCTTCgggacaactgtcaagtcagcagtcttccccatgattgcccaaCCATGtactgagtgcataaatgaacatacttttcagaaggttgacatttctgtattataaatcctttgaTTGGTCttttgtaatattctaatattttatctaatatataatattttgagatactggatttttgagatgcactttcgctctagataagagcgtccgctaaattccaataatggaatgtaatggaatgtaaaactCTAGTGGGATACgattgaagcaaatgcctgcagacactgcggcccgcaggaagtggagttgagtagcactgttgTCGTCTGTAGTGGTTGGTAAACTGAAAATTTATGTGATTGGCTTCATCGACCGTTTTTGGGGAGCGACTGTTTTTGCACGTACAAGCCCTCTCTCCAGTTCTCGTCGCATTCGTCCCAAGCAGCGTCTGAAAGCACCATCGGTCTGCGCCGTGCTtagaaaatgacatttgaaaTTTACCTCGATCTATTTTCACCAACCTGTCGTCCGGTGTTCATCTTTGCGAAGAAAAACAACATCCCATCCGAATTCAAAAAAATCTCGCTTTTTGAAGGTAGGGCACAGTAAGaatgtgtgtagctgtgtataTTAAGTTAATGATGAGGATCTGAATCGAGTTAGATAAGCGAAGAGTGTCGGACTCTGAACTGTTTACTGTGTTACGGGACTTATTTGGCAACATAACTGTGTCAGGAGATTGAAATGACGCCTGAACACTTCTCACAGAAGTTTACTTTGTCGTGGCAACTTGTTTATGGAAATGTcgattattttctgttaaattaaGCGTCTGTATGGTAATTCCGGGTGAATCACAGTGCCCCGGGCAAGTGCAGTCTGCAAGATAATACAACACTGTTCAGAGCAGCTTTTTAAAGTTGTGTTGATAGCTAGTGCGTGGTTTTTCTGGAGCTatgtgatttgattgatttcattttgttgtttttgttttaaaactcaTTAAAGcacaactttttaaaattattattatttatttttatagcaaCAATGAAAAAATGAGATTAGCTATGTATATTAGTTCAGTATAACATTTGGAATACAAAGCCCAAGGGGTAGCTCTTGGACATGAATCGGTTGGATTTTAATGAATATCGTTGAGGCATGCATGAACTGGGCTTTACCTGCACAAAGTACAGGTGGCTGCCCTTTTGCCTTGATTCACCTCGTATCTAAACTGCGTGCTCTGGTTGCTTTCAGGAaagggcaggggcggggcggtTGGGGTCAGGTTTTATCATTTGTCAATGCTTCGTTGCTCCTCACCGACACCTCAATCTTTTGGTAAAATGTTGGACCGTCCCTTTTCTTGTAGGGGGGCAATATGCTGAGGAGTTTGGGAAGATTAACATGATGCGCAAATTGCCTGCCATCCGCGATGGGGACTTCACTCTGGCCGAGAGGTGGGGAATCAGGAAAAACCGCAACAGGCGGATTGATACAGAGGAGAGCTGATACCAGTGTTTGATAAGATTGATATGTCAGAACCAcatgtaaaagtaaataaagtaataaCTGATTCATAGAGTAGAAGACTAACTACATATATTGtttgtaaatataaattgtGTGTGTTCAATGATTCACTCATTCTCATCAGCACACATGGTGAGAGAGGAATTTTCAAAGCAGAAAGTGCATCACTACTGCACACCACAAAGTACTGGAGGTTTGTGGTTGGGATTTAGGATTAAACACCACTTATTATCACACATGGTAGCTGACTGTGGGTGCGGCTTTAGATTTGCTTCCAGCTCCCATTGCAAGAGTAAACAAACTGAGCCCAGACCAGGAGACTCCCTTTCCTCTGTCCTGACCACCTCAATCTGACCCTCTACCCCCTTGTGTGtcctgttcatcagtgtggcCATCCTCCTCTACATGGCAGAAAAGTTCCGCACCCCCGATCACTGGTACCCCCGCGATCTGCAGACCCGTGCACAGGTTAACGAGTATCTGTCTTGGCACCACACACAACTGCGAATGCACACCTCGAAGGTCTTCTGGTTCAAGGTAAATTAGTCGGTAATTAAAATGAGTCGATTGTCAGTCGATCGATGCGGCCAATGGGGCTGTGACCCACGCTTTCCGTCTCCAGCTTCTGATCCCGAAGACCCTGGGGAAGGAGGTGCCCAAGGAGAAGATGGATTCAGCCCTTGAGGACCTTGAGGGGTCGCTGAAGATGCTGGAGGAAAAGTTTCTTCAGGACAAACCCTTCATCGCCGGAGAGCACATCTCCCTCGCAGACTTGGTGGGCATCGTGGAGATCATGCAGGTAAAAATGcagcaaaatgtgaaaatatatatatttttcaattaaatgacAACAGAAAAATGATAAAGCAGCAGTGGAGTGTGTGCACAATCTGAAGTCATGATGCGACAGTTCTCATTGGTCAGCATGACCTACATGGCCCTTCATAATTGGCTGTAGTGCTGCCCAGGGCAGGGTTTCACTTGGAGGGATCGTCCCTCCCTCGCTCAGCACCAGTGGCTCCCCCTAGTGGCTCATGTCTGCACAAGCTGGTCAAGTTCAACACAGTATACAACATATCCAACACCCAGACATCacaggataataataataataataatgtaatgatcatGCTTATTATTGACCATATTGATCAATCTTCTTACTCCACTGCAAGAGCTGCACAACTGAGCTTGTCTGCAGTTCACTGGGAACAGTGACGCAGGCACACGAGTACAACTGATCATCCCCATTCCACCTGCTGGTCAGCTCACCAACATTGCATAGGTGTCGAATCCATTCTCGATTCAGTCTATTCAGACAGGGAAAACGAAATTCAATTTGgtaattgggggaaaaaaccccTGTAGAACATTTTGGTGAGTTTGGTCTAATTGTAAATAGAATTTCAGTTCACAGATTGGAAATGGTATAGAGTTAACCTACAAACGTGTTATTTGATTGCTGCCGTGTTCTGGGCCCCAGTGACTCAGCCTGCTTTCTGTTTTCCCTGTGCTGTGCTCTTGGGGGACCATGGCAGCCCGTGGGGGCGGGTGTGGACGTGTTTGCCAAGAGGCCAAAGCTGGTGGCCTGGCGGGATAGAGTCCAGGCGGCAGTCGGGAAGGAACTCTTCGACGAGGCCCACCAGGACATCCTGTCCGTCGTCGAAGTGGTGGAATCCCTGGACTCCAGCAAGCTGCAGGGCTTCAAACCACACATTATGAAGCTTTTGCTGTGAGCTTCTCACTTACAAGCTAGGAGGAGGGTTAAAACCCGAATTTAATCATAGTGCCTTCTATGTGACTGATTTTTTAATTGATTCCAGATCAACTTGGGGAATTGTTATGTCAGTTACAATAAAAAGGAAAGCAGAACTGGACTTCGGTCTGTGGTTTTACTATGTGTATTTCTCTGCATCCTCAGCAGTACCTTTGCCTGGAAAAGGAAGTATTGATGTTGAGCAGGAAGTGTACCAGTAATGATCCGGCTTAAGAGTACAACTGGTCAGATTtcccaaaaatacataaattttCCATGTGTGTGGAGGATTTTCCTTCTTGTGGAACAAAACGGCAGTTACAAAACAGCAGGGGGTAAAGTGGAAACAAGTACTTTACCATCAGCTCACTTACACATAGGCCTACCCTGTACTATACTGTTTCTTTGGAGCTGCTCCCCATGACCCCCTCCATCATTGGACTGCCTCTCATTGTTTGATTCAGCCTGTTCCTCAGCCAGAGGTCTCATTTGCATTATCATCCATACACTTGTCACATTAGAAATAAACAGTAGGATAACAATTGATGAGAGTATAGATTTATTCCT from Conger conger chromosome 12, fConCon1.1, whole genome shotgun sequence includes the following:
- the LOC133141917 gene encoding glutathione S-transferase theta-3-like, with the protein product MTFEIYLDLFSPTCRPVFIFAKKNNIPSEFKKISLFEGGQYAEEFGKINMMRKLPAIRDGDFTLAESVAILLYMAEKFRTPDHWYPRDLQTRAQVNEYLSWHHTQLRMHTSKVFWFKLLIPKTLGKEVPKEKMDSALEDLEGSLKMLEEKFLQDKPFIAGEHISLADLVGIVEIMQPVGAGVDVFAKRPKLVAWRDRVQAAVGKELFDEAHQDILSVVEVVESLDSSKLQGFKPHIMKLLL